Proteins from one Gossypium raimondii isolate GPD5lz chromosome 8, ASM2569854v1, whole genome shotgun sequence genomic window:
- the LOC105791343 gene encoding fatty acid amide hydrolase, whose protein sequence is MGKKRVMVPAKELDLSTVKYEKETIQAPHLTGSILKLSVRIIEIPIIGSLIISFMKKENNMVERLQNTEIPEKPMFKPEFPPQEAEPSVVIVDEEGKPTDRVESALKCLPRYDPASCWSGDTFPSFRYWKIRDFAYAYRSKLVTPSKIAEQIITLVEGCKYHKAPTPLLISFDAEDIRKQATASTQRFKEGNPLSIFIVPLICLSFCLSDINLVKLEHSG, encoded by the exons ATGGGGAAGAAGCGGGTAATGGTTCCGGCCAAGGAACTGGACTTGTCGACCGTTAAATACGAGAAAGAAACAATCCAAg CTCCTCATTTGACAGGATCGATACTGAAGTTGTCTGTGAGGATAATTGAAATTCCAATTATAGGTTCTTTGATCATATCTTTCATGAAAAAGGAGAATAACATGGTTGAG AGGTTGCAGAACACTGAGATACCAGAAAAACCCATGTTTAAACCTGAATTTCCTCCTCAAG AAGCAGAACCTTCTGTTGTCATTGTGGATGAAGAAGGGAAACCTACTGATAGAGTTGAATCAGCCCTTAAGTGTCTTCCTCGTTATGATCCTGCTAGTTGCTGGAGTGGGGATACATTTCCATCGTTCCGGTACTGGAAGATTCGTGACTTTGCTTATGCTTATCGATCAAAACTTGTGACACCTTCTAAG ATAGCAGAACAAATCATCACACTTGTTGAGGGGTGTAAATATCATAAGGCCCCAACACCATTATTGATTTCATTTGATGCTGAGGATATCAGGAAGCAAGCAACAGCTTCAACACAAAGGTTTAAAGAAG GAAATCCATTGTCAATCTTCATTGTACCACTCATCTGCTTGTCTTTCTGCTTGTCAGATATCAACCTGGTGAAGTTAGAGCATTCGGGATGA